CGAATCTGCCGGTTGGATGGTCGGAGCCTATGCTTTAGGGTATGCCCTATTCGCGCTGATTGCCGGACCGCTTTCCGATGGTTGGGATCGCAAAAAGGTCATGCTTTCCGGCATGGTATGCTTCTCGGTTTCAACCCTGTTGTGCGGCTTTGCCACAGGTTTTTGGTCGATGTTCTTATTCCGTTTTTTAGCCGGAGTCAGCGCGGCATTTACGGCTCCTCAAGTCTGGGCCGCGATCCCTGCCCTGTTCAGAGCGCCGAAGATCGCCAAAGTATCCGGAATCGTTATGGCCGGCGTGGCTGCTTCCCAAGCGTTCGGCATCCCTATTGGAAGTCTGCTTGCCTCCATCCATTGGTCTTATTCTTTTTTTACAATCGGAACATTCGCGTTATTTGTGGCAATATTCATCCACTATGCTTTGCCCGAAATGAAACCGGATCAAGGCCAAATAACCAAATCTCCTATTTTCAGCAGATACATCCCGCTATTGAAAAGTCCAATGGCAAGAAGAGCTTTCTTCGCTCATTTCTTGTTTCAATGCGGATTCTTTGCTGCCTTTTCTTTCATCGGAAAATGGGTGACGGATCGCTTTCACCTTTCAATCGATCAAGCGGGGTATGTGATGTTTTTTCTCGGTCTCGGGAATATAGTCGGGAGTCTCTGCGGTGCCTATGTGATCAAAACATTAAACCGTTTCAACACGTTGGTTGCGGGCTTTCTTGTCTCTATTGCATGTTTTATTGTTTTACCCCACTTGCCATCGGTTGCGGCTTTCGAAAGTGTTTACTTTTTCATATTCGTTACCATGGGAATCGCTTTTCCACTCATATTGGGAATGCTGAATTCATTAAATCCGACCATCCGCGGCACAATCTCCAGCTTGGCCAGTTCGGTCATGTACGCCGCGACAACGTTCGGTTCTTGGATCGCAGGCCTGATTTACGCATCTTTTAACGGTTTTTCCGCCGTTGGCTTGTTTGCGGCCATTTGCTTTGCCGGTTCGTTGTTATTGTTTAAATTCAGCGGTATTTTGGCCAGTGATGCGAAAACAAAGAAGGAGTTTGCAGCATAAATGCATAGAAGAAATTCAAATGGATATTTTAAATCTTTCGAAATTCAACATCTTAAGTATTTGTGAGAATGAATTCGAATTTCTAATTCAAGTGGTGGCGAACTCTCTACCTTTGACTTGCCCTCATTGTGGATGTACAGCCAACCTTTACAAACACGATAGCAGGGAACAGATTTGTATGGACTTACCAATTCACGGCAAGCGTGCAGGGCTTCTTATAAAGCGTATGAGGTATCGCTGCAAAGACTGCAATCGAACCTTTTGGGAACATCTAAACCACACCATAGACGAAAAGCGAAATTGCACCAAACGTTTATTGTCTTATATAGAAAAGCAAAGCCTTAAACGCACGTTTGTCAGTATATCCGAGGAAGTTGGATTGCATGAAAAAACGATACGCAGCATCTTTCGTGATTACATCAACCGTCTTGAAGAAACTCATCGATTTGAAACACCTAATTGGCTTGGGATTGACGAAATACACATGATTAAGCCAAGATGCGTTTTAACCAATATTGTGGAACGTACTTTGTTAGACGTTTTGCCCAATCGTAACAAGGAATCCGTAGTAGGCTACCTCTCACGCCTTCCAAATAAAGGACAAATACAATACGTTACTATGAATATGTGGCAGCCATATAAGGACGCCGTGAGAGCTGTACTGCCAAAAGCTCTTATCATTGTCGATAAGTTTCACGTTGTCCGTATGGCAAACCAAGCGTTAGAAACCATCCGCAAACAGCTTAGAGAGGGGTTATCACCGAAGGAACGGCGTGGGCTCATGCACGACCGCTTTATTCTCTTGAAACGCCATAATGAGCTAACAGAGATGGATAAGATAACTTTTGACCTATGGACGAATAAATACCCTTCTCTCAGCATTGCATATAACTTGAAGGAATCATTTTTTGACTTATGGGATAGCGATAGCAGACAAAAGGCTTACCTCAAATACCACGATTGGAAGGCCGAGATTCCAAATGAACTCCAAATGGCTTTTGAGCCTCTTACATGGGCTGTGGACAACTGGGAAGAAGAAATATTCGCCTACTTCGACCACCGCGTTACGAACGCTTATACAGAGTCACTGAATAGCCTTATTCGTCTCGTAAACCGGTTGGGTAGGGGTTATTCATTCGAAGCTTTGCGAGCCAAAATTCTCTTTACAAAAATCAAAATGCCACCTCGTGAAACGGAAGAACCGACTCTGCTTGGCGTTGATATTTCCACTTTGATTGAGATATTGGAGAAGGGCGTTTCATAAATTAATATAATAAAAAAATTTCTTCCTTCCAGGTTGTGATAGGATGATCTTATCCATTTGTGAAGGAGGAGTCACGGTGACTTCCATTATCAATGTGCAGTCACATATCCCTTGTCTTGCATCCGGATCGTATCCCGTAAGATACGGCAATTCCGTGCATCCGCTGGTTGACAGCGCTCCGACCTTTAGGCGCATTTGCGAGGCGATCGAAAACGCGCAGATTAGCGTTTGGCTCTCGATTACTTTCATGGCACCGGATTTCCGGATGCCGGACGGTCGCGGAACCATTCTGGATGTGCTGGACCGCGCGGCAGCGCGAGGGCTCGATGTTCGGATTCTCTTCTGGCGCCCCAACCCGGAGAGCAGCGGTTACGGCCAAGCTTTTGCAGGCTCCAAGGAAGACCATGATATGCTCGCCGCACGGGGATCGCGATTTCGCGCCCGTTGGGATCGGGCATTCGGTTATTATTGCCAGCATCAAAAAATTTGGCTGATCGATGCAGGCCATCCGTCCGAGACGGCCTTTATCGGAGGAATCAATCCGACCTTCCAAACCTTCGAACCCGGCCATATCGGGGAAAATCAGCGCCACGATATTTATGTCGAAGTAGCGGGGCCGTCCGCAACCGATGTGCACCACAATTTCGTGCAAAGGTGGAATGAGGCCAGCGAAAGGATGGAGGCCGACGGGGTATGGGGGCATACCGGCGACGACGAATTGCCCTTTCCGTCCCAAGTATCCGCTCCTCGAGGAAATACGTCGGTACAAATCCAAAGGAATGTCTATAAAGGCCGCTACAGCAATAGCTGCCCTACTCCCGAAGGCAGCCCGTTCGATATCGTTGAAGGCGAACATTCTGTTTCCGAGCAATACCTGCAGGCGATTGATGCGGCTCGCCGTTCCATCTACATCGAAAATCAGGCTCTCCCGATTCTGGAGATCGCTTCCAGACTGGAGGATGCGTTAAAGCGCGGCGTAGATATCGTATTGCTCGTTCCGGCCAATCCCGAGGATCATGTGCGGGCGGCCCGCAGAAACCCGGAACGCAAAGCGTTCTTCGATCGGATAGAAGCGCTCGGCCGGTATGAAAAATTCGCTTTGGTCGGAATTGCCGGTCCTGACGGACAAGGAGGACGCAGCCATATTTACGTGCATGCCAAAGTCATGCTGGTCGACGACGTGTGGATGACTATCGGGTCATGCAACCTGCACTCGAACTCGTTTTTCGGCCATACGGAAATGAATGCGGCGATATGGGATGAGGAAGCGGTGCGCGCATTTCGCAGGCAGCTTTTGTTCGAGCATCTCGGACACGATACCGGACATCTCGATGACCGCGCCGCCCTGCAGCTTTATCGGGATATTGCGTACGATAACCGCCAAAAAGCGGAGCGGGGCGACTACAACTGGCAAGGTCTTGCGTTTAGTCTGGAACCGTCAGCTTACGGCGCGTAATCAAACCTGTCTTTCGATCGCCCATATCCGGCTTGGCGATTCATTTTAACCGGGAACCAACTCCTTAAGGAGGCGGTTCCTTTTTTGTTTTTGTAAAAATCGCTTGCGGGTGACGTTACGTAATCAGATATACTGGATCTAACGTTTACTATGGTCTATACGGAGGGGGGAAATGTTCTTGAAAAAAAGCACATTTTTTACGACAGGACAGCTGGCTAAGCGGACGGGATTATCTCTTCGAACCTTGCGGTATTATGACCAGATAGGACTGTTGACTCCGGACAAGGATCAAACGGGAGCTGTGAGAAGGTATGGAGTGGACGACCTAAGCCGGCTGCAGCAAATTCAAACGCTGAAGTACGTGGGGTTGTCATTGGAGGAGATCAGGAGCATTTTGGCGGCGGAGATGGACTCAAGCGGAAAGATTCGGGACTCGCTTCTCGCTCAGTTGGATGTGCTGCGGCAAAAGATGCTCCATACCGAAAATGTCGTGAAGGCGATCCGCAGGGCGTTAGAGGAAGGAAACGCGTTAAGCGAGGGGGGATGGAACCATCTGGCGGACATTATTCAGGCTGTACAGACGGACCAGAAGTGGGGGGAACAGTATCGGAGTCCGTCCCGGTTACAATCCCGAATGCACCTGTATGACCGTTTCAGCACCAATCCGCACGGATGGTACAAATGGGTGTTTGAGCAGCTTGGGCGGGAGCCGGACGTTCATTTGCTGGAGCTGGGCTGCGGGGACGGCGCCTTGTGGCAGCGCAACGCCGATCGCATTCCGGAGAGTTGGCGTATCACATTGACAGATCTGTCCGAAGGGATGGTGGAGGAGGCGCGGAGCCGGCTCAAAGATCTGCCCCAATTTAAATTTCTGGTAGCGGACGCGCAGGACATCCCCTTCCACGACGGGCAATTCGATAAGGTTATCGCGGGCAACATGCTCTATCATGTGCAGGATATCCCAAAAGCCATTCGGGAAATACATCGAGTTATAAAAAAAGGCGGCTGCTTCTACACCACGACGATGAGCTTGCGGCATCTGCAGGAGGTGGAGCAGCTCGGTATATCTTTTGACCCGGAGATGGAGGTCCTGGACCGCGTCATTGAGAGATTTCATTTGGGTAATGCGGATGAGCTGCTCTCGCCTTTCTTTCGCGAGGTTGAACCGTTCTTTTATGAGGACAGCCTAAGAATCACCGAAGCGCAAGCTCTGATTGACTACATGATCTCCACTCCTATGAATGCGCGGTCAAGACTGCAGGGAGCGGCACTGGACCGCTTTCGGACCTATGTTGAGCAGATTCTGGAGCGCGAAGGCGCTTTGCTCGTTACGAAAGAAAACGGAATGTATAAAGGGAGGAAATAAATGATGGAAACTCGCCACGCCAGAATCCGAAATGTTACAGAGGAGGTTTTGTCGGACAATTGGTATGTTCTGAAAAAAGTCACCTTCGAGTACCGTAAAGATAACGGGGTATGGGAAAAGCAGACGCGCGAAGTGTACGATCGCGGCAACGGCGCGACCATCCTCCTCTATAACCGGGAGAATCAAACCGTTGTGCTGACCCGCCAATTTCGAATGCCGACCTACAAAAATCAAAATCCTACGGGTATGTTAATCGAAACATGCGCCGGGTTGCTGGACCGGGAAACGCCGGAAGCAACCATTATACGCGAGACGGAGGAAGAGACGGGCTACAAGCTCAAGAAGGTTCAAAAAGTCGGAGAAGCTTACATGTCGCCGGGTTCAGTTACGGAGATCGTACATTTTTACGTCGCAGAGTACGACGCAACGATGGCATCGGGAAGAGGGGGCGGTCTCGATGAGGAGCAGGAGAATATCGAAGTATTGGAATTGCCGTTCCGCCAGGCATTGGATATGATACGAACCGGCGAGATTCGGGACGGGAAGACGATCCTGCTTCTTCAATACGCTGATCTGCACGGGCTGTTTGAACGTGAGGCGGATATTACGCCGCCCGGACAAAAACCGCTGCATATTCTTGTTGCCGGACCGTACAGATCGGGAACCGGCGACGATCCGAAGAGAATCGAACAAAACGTCCGATTCATGAACGAGGTCGCCCTGCAGATCTATGAAGCCGGGCATATGCCGGTTTTAGGGGAATGGTACGCGCTGCCGCTGATCGCCACCGCGGGATCAACCGGTATCGGTGACGGGACATTCAATTGCATTTTTCACCCGTCCGCGGTGCGTCTGATCAACCACTGCGATGCCGTGCTGAGAGTAGGAGGTCCGTCGACGGGGGCGGATGAAATGGTAAAGATCGGGAAGGAGAAGGGGAAACAGATCTTCGGGAGGCTTGAGGACATTCCAAAGCTGCATTAGAAAAAGACAACATCATGAACTGAAATTCGTTTTACTTATGGCTGACCATAGATATTTCGAATTTTCCTTTTCATGAAAGCCCCATTAATATGATTTTATAAGTTGAACCAAACATTTACATGTTGCAGCGGTCGGTTACGGCTCATGCTGGTGTAACGGTTGCAGTGGAGCTTAAACGGGCTAAATGGGTCATTTCAGAACGGCAACGGTTGCCAGAGCGGTTATTTGTGAACTTTCATCGTTTTAAGGGATACAAGATGGGAAATAAGCTCTGCCACAACCGTTACGATTTATAAATGACGTTTTTGAGCCAAATAAGCTCGACAGCAACCGTTAATCAGCCCGTATCCGTGTTCACTTAAAAAAGGAGGAGACAACCGATATGCATCAAGCCAAAAGGCAAATTGCGCTTGTCCACGCGACGATGAATTCCGTTCAACCAATTGTGGAAGCGTTTCAGGAGCATGCCCCGCATGTGAAATTGCTTCATTTTCTGGATGAAGGATTGATTTCAGAGCTCAACGAGACCGGTGTCGTTTCAGAGTCCATGGTCCGCAGGCTCGTCGGTTTGATGGAGCGTGCGGAACAGAGCCGGGCGGAGGGGATTATGCTGACATGCTCGTCGTTTACGCCGCAGGTTAACGGAATCAAACATCTTTTCTCCAAGCCGGTGCTGAGTGCGGATTACAGCATGCTGGAGCACGCGGTAAAGCTCGGGAAGCGAATCGGAGTCATTGCAACGGTTCAGGCGGCCGGACCGACGACGACGGGCCTTATCCAAGAGATAGCCGGGCGGGAAGGGGCTGACGTACATGTGGAGACGATCGTGCTCACGGAAGCTTTCGATGCGCTGCAGGCAGGTGATCCGAACAAGCATGATCAGCTCATAGGACAGCGAATACATGAAATGGAAAGCCGCTGCGATGTGATCGTACTGGCCCAAATGTCGATGGCTCGCGTGTTGAAGCAAGTTCCGAAGGGATCGGTACCTGTGCTGACCAGCCCGGAAATCAGCGTGAAGTCGATGCTTTCCGTCCTTTCTTGCGGCGATTAAAGAATACGTATTCTGAAAAAGGAAATGGCTTCCATGAATGCGGAAAAAATAACGATCCACGATGTCGCGAAAAAAGCGGGGGTTTCTCAACCGACCGTATCGAAGGTTCTCAACAAGTATCCGAACGTGAAACCGTCCACTCGTCAAAAAGTGCTCGATGCGATTGCGGAGCTCGGTTTTATTCCGGACGAAATAGCCCGCAGTATGGTGACGAACAAAACGAATACGATTGGACTTATCGTACAGGATATTGCCAATCCGTTTTATGCGGAAACGGCTCAGCTGGTAATACGCCACGCCAACATGGCCGGATACGAGATCGTTGTACTGGATGCGGGCCATAGGGATCGGAACATGGAGCATGCTTTAAAGACGCTCGTATCGAAGCGGGTAGACGGTATTATCGCCGCATCGGTTACCCGTGACGAACCAAGTGTGAAACGCCTTGCTCAAACCGGATTTCCTATCGTGCTCTATAACCGGAAAATGGATGACGCGATGACAAGTTATATTGAAGTCGATAATGAACTGGGCGTCCGCATGGCGATGAGTCATTTGATGGAAAACGGACACAGGCGGATCGGATACGTTTCCGGCCCGTTGAAATATTCCACCTTCCATGAACGGTATCGGGGGTATATTTCCAGTCTGCGAGATTCGGAGTTTGTGTATACGTCCGATTGGATTTATGACGGTGTTTTTGAATATGACGCTATATATTCGTATGTGCAGCGCGTACTGGGCGAACGGGACGGTCCGACAAGTTTTGTGGCGGCTTCGGATCAGATGGCAATGGCTGTCATGGACGCCGTGGTATCGATGGGATTGTCGGTGCCGCGAGACATCTCGATCATCGGTTTTGACAATATCGGTATTGCCGCCAATCCCTTAATCAATTTGACCACCGTCTCGCAGCAAAAAAAGAAAATGGCGCAGCTTGCGTTAGAGATTTTGCTGAAGCAGCTTGGCAGCGATCATCGGGATAAGCAGCCTGTTCAAGTAACACTGGAGCCGGAACTGATCATAAGAGGAACGACGGGGCCTTGCTTAAAGGCCAATGTGTAGGGAAGGAGGTGCCATGGGTATGAAGTTGAACCAATTATTTGATTTGGCCGGGAAAACCGCCGTTGTGACGGGGGCCAGTCAAGGCATAGGAAGCGACATGGCCAAGCTCCTTGCAAACGCCGGGGCCAAGGTGGCCCTGGTGGCCAGAAACGAAACAAAATTGGAGGCGCTGGCGGAAGAAATTCGGGCGGCCGAAGGGATGGCGCTGAGTATAGGCTGCGACGTTTTATCGGTCGATGAGCTGCCGGCCGTGATGCGCAAGGTTAACGAAACTTTCGGCAGTGTGGATATTCTCGTGAACAATGCGGGCACGAACATTGCCAAACCTGCCGAAGAGGTTACGGAAGCCGATTGGGATGCGGTGCTCGATTTAAATTTAAAAAGCGCTTTTTTCTGCAGTCAAGCCGCCGCCCGATTTATGAAGGAGAACGGGCGCGGCAAAATCATCAATATATCGTCTCAGATGGCTTTTGTAGGCTATTATAAACGCAGTGCTTATTGCTCCAGCAAAGGCGGGCTGCTGCAGCTTACTAGGGCGCTGGCCATCGAATGGGCTGCCTGCGGCATCAATGTGAACGCGATTGCACCCACGTTCATCGAAACTCCGTTAACGGAGCGGATGTTGGACGATCCCGAATTCAAAGAAGACGTGCTGAGGCGTATTCCGCTGGGGCGCTTGGCGAAACCGGAGGATTTGTTCGGGGCGCTTCTTTATTTGAGCTCCCGGGCATCGGACATGGTGACCGGGCAAACGATCGTCGTGGACGGCGGATGGACGGTATGGTAAGCGATAAATGATTTTAATTTCAGGAGGTATGATGAATGAGCGCTTATTCCGATTTTCGCATGCCGGGCAACGTCCGGTTCGGTGTACAGTCATTGCAGTCGCTGCCGGAGGAAGTCACCCGTTTCTCCCCTTCCCGGATCGCACTCGTGAGCGACAAAGGTTTGGAAGGGGCCGGTGTCGTGGGCCGAATCGTCGAATTGCTGGAGAGGCTTCATATTCCGTTAGTCGTTTTCACGGACATTCAAGGGGAGCCGACGTTTAAGCTGCTTGCCGGGGCTGTCGATTCGCTGCGTCAGGAAAGCTGCGATCTGGTGGTCGGGATCGGCGGCGGCAGCGCGATGGATATGGCCAAGACGATCGCCGCTTTGCTGGATAAATCCGATATTGCCCCTTATATCAGCGGCGAGAAGGCGATTGAGAATCGCAGCGTACCTTGCATTTTGCTGCCCACCACCTCCGGTACGGGCGCGGAAATGACGATGAACGCCATTTTCGGAGATGACGAGCAGGAGCTTAAACGGGGACTGGTGAGTCCTGCGCTGCTTCCCGATGTGGCCATTATCGATCCGATGCTGACGGTCTCCTGCCCGGCCCGTGTGACGGCCGCCTCCGGAGTCGATGCTTTTACGCATGCGATCGAATCTTACGTGGCGGTGCGCGCGACACCGGCGACGAAAATGTACGCCGAGCAGGCGATGAAGCTGTTCCCCGCCCATATTGCCCGCGCCGTTCATCACGGAAGCAGCGTCGATGCCCGGATCGGGATGAGTCTCGTCAGCAACTGGGCGGGGATATCAT
The window above is part of the Paenibacillus hamazuiensis genome. Proteins encoded here:
- a CDS encoding MFS transporter, encoding MLRLTILLFLVMFVIGTDTFLISPLIPTLQQLFHIPTESAGWMVGAYALGYALFALIAGPLSDGWDRKKVMLSGMVCFSVSTLLCGFATGFWSMFLFRFLAGVSAAFTAPQVWAAIPALFRAPKIAKVSGIVMAGVAASQAFGIPIGSLLASIHWSYSFFTIGTFALFVAIFIHYALPEMKPDQGQITKSPIFSRYIPLLKSPMARRAFFAHFLFQCGFFAAFSFIGKWVTDRFHLSIDQAGYVMFFLGLGNIVGSLCGAYVIKTLNRFNTLVAGFLVSIACFIVLPHLPSVAAFESVYFFIFVTMGIAFPLILGMLNSLNPTIRGTISSLASSVMYAATTFGSWIAGLIYASFNGFSAVGLFAAICFAGSLLLFKFSGILASDAKTKKEFAA
- a CDS encoding ISL3 family transposase yields the protein MDILNLSKFNILSICENEFEFLIQVVANSLPLTCPHCGCTANLYKHDSREQICMDLPIHGKRAGLLIKRMRYRCKDCNRTFWEHLNHTIDEKRNCTKRLLSYIEKQSLKRTFVSISEEVGLHEKTIRSIFRDYINRLEETHRFETPNWLGIDEIHMIKPRCVLTNIVERTLLDVLPNRNKESVVGYLSRLPNKGQIQYVTMNMWQPYKDAVRAVLPKALIIVDKFHVVRMANQALETIRKQLREGLSPKERRGLMHDRFILLKRHNELTEMDKITFDLWTNKYPSLSIAYNLKESFFDLWDSDSRQKAYLKYHDWKAEIPNELQMAFEPLTWAVDNWEEEIFAYFDHRVTNAYTESLNSLIRLVNRLGRGYSFEALRAKILFTKIKMPPRETEEPTLLGVDISTLIEILEKGVS
- a CDS encoding phospholipase D-like domain-containing protein; this translates as MTSIINVQSHIPCLASGSYPVRYGNSVHPLVDSAPTFRRICEAIENAQISVWLSITFMAPDFRMPDGRGTILDVLDRAAARGLDVRILFWRPNPESSGYGQAFAGSKEDHDMLAARGSRFRARWDRAFGYYCQHQKIWLIDAGHPSETAFIGGINPTFQTFEPGHIGENQRHDIYVEVAGPSATDVHHNFVQRWNEASERMEADGVWGHTGDDELPFPSQVSAPRGNTSVQIQRNVYKGRYSNSCPTPEGSPFDIVEGEHSVSEQYLQAIDAARRSIYIENQALPILEIASRLEDALKRGVDIVLLVPANPEDHVRAARRNPERKAFFDRIEALGRYEKFALVGIAGPDGQGGRSHIYVHAKVMLVDDVWMTIGSCNLHSNSFFGHTEMNAAIWDEEAVRAFRRQLLFEHLGHDTGHLDDRAALQLYRDIAYDNRQKAERGDYNWQGLAFSLEPSAYGA
- a CDS encoding MerR family transcriptional regulator, producing MFLKKSTFFTTGQLAKRTGLSLRTLRYYDQIGLLTPDKDQTGAVRRYGVDDLSRLQQIQTLKYVGLSLEEIRSILAAEMDSSGKIRDSLLAQLDVLRQKMLHTENVVKAIRRALEEGNALSEGGWNHLADIIQAVQTDQKWGEQYRSPSRLQSRMHLYDRFSTNPHGWYKWVFEQLGREPDVHLLELGCGDGALWQRNADRIPESWRITLTDLSEGMVEEARSRLKDLPQFKFLVADAQDIPFHDGQFDKVIAGNMLYHVQDIPKAIREIHRVIKKGGCFYTTTMSLRHLQEVEQLGISFDPEMEVLDRVIERFHLGNADELLSPFFREVEPFFYEDSLRITEAQALIDYMISTPMNARSRLQGAALDRFRTYVEQILEREGALLVTKENGMYKGRK
- the nudK gene encoding GDP-mannose pyrophosphatase NudK, which codes for MMETRHARIRNVTEEVLSDNWYVLKKVTFEYRKDNGVWEKQTREVYDRGNGATILLYNRENQTVVLTRQFRMPTYKNQNPTGMLIETCAGLLDRETPEATIIRETEEETGYKLKKVQKVGEAYMSPGSVTEIVHFYVAEYDATMASGRGGGLDEEQENIEVLELPFRQALDMIRTGEIRDGKTILLLQYADLHGLFEREADITPPGQKPLHILVAGPYRSGTGDDPKRIEQNVRFMNEVALQIYEAGHMPVLGEWYALPLIATAGSTGIGDGTFNCIFHPSAVRLINHCDAVLRVGGPSTGADEMVKIGKEKGKQIFGRLEDIPKLH
- a CDS encoding aspartate/glutamate racemase family protein; the protein is MHQAKRQIALVHATMNSVQPIVEAFQEHAPHVKLLHFLDEGLISELNETGVVSESMVRRLVGLMERAEQSRAEGIMLTCSSFTPQVNGIKHLFSKPVLSADYSMLEHAVKLGKRIGVIATVQAAGPTTTGLIQEIAGREGADVHVETIVLTEAFDALQAGDPNKHDQLIGQRIHEMESRCDVIVLAQMSMARVLKQVPKGSVPVLTSPEISVKSMLSVLSCGD
- a CDS encoding LacI family DNA-binding transcriptional regulator is translated as MNAEKITIHDVAKKAGVSQPTVSKVLNKYPNVKPSTRQKVLDAIAELGFIPDEIARSMVTNKTNTIGLIVQDIANPFYAETAQLVIRHANMAGYEIVVLDAGHRDRNMEHALKTLVSKRVDGIIAASVTRDEPSVKRLAQTGFPIVLYNRKMDDAMTSYIEVDNELGVRMAMSHLMENGHRRIGYVSGPLKYSTFHERYRGYISSLRDSEFVYTSDWIYDGVFEYDAIYSYVQRVLGERDGPTSFVAASDQMAMAVMDAVVSMGLSVPRDISIIGFDNIGIAANPLINLTTVSQQKKKMAQLALEILLKQLGSDHRDKQPVQVTLEPELIIRGTTGPCLKANV
- a CDS encoding SDR family NAD(P)-dependent oxidoreductase, which translates into the protein MKLNQLFDLAGKTAVVTGASQGIGSDMAKLLANAGAKVALVARNETKLEALAEEIRAAEGMALSIGCDVLSVDELPAVMRKVNETFGSVDILVNNAGTNIAKPAEEVTEADWDAVLDLNLKSAFFCSQAAARFMKENGRGKIINISSQMAFVGYYKRSAYCSSKGGLLQLTRALAIEWAACGINVNAIAPTFIETPLTERMLDDPEFKEDVLRRIPLGRLAKPEDLFGALLYLSSRASDMVTGQTIVVDGGWTVW
- a CDS encoding iron-containing alcohol dehydrogenase — protein: MSAYSDFRMPGNVRFGVQSLQSLPEEVTRFSPSRIALVSDKGLEGAGVVGRIVELLERLHIPLVVFTDIQGEPTFKLLAGAVDSLRQESCDLVVGIGGGSAMDMAKTIAALLDKSDIAPYISGEKAIENRSVPCILLPTTSGTGAEMTMNAIFGDDEQELKRGLVSPALLPDVAIIDPMLTVSCPARVTAASGVDAFTHAIESYVAVRATPATKMYAEQAMKLFPAHIARAVHHGSSVDARIGMSLVSNWAGISLANAGVGAVHALAYPLGGKFHIEHGIANALLMPFVFEVTGKTCTEQMVNIAGFLQLGDYGSRPHEALQAVTDYMFRLLGELDLPTSLSGLGVDEAALPVLAEQASKIDRLLLNTPYKLNKDKILRIYEKAYRGV